AGGCATGAAGTTCAGGACATTGTTGGGCGTGGCCGCTATCCTTGCGCTCACAGGTGTATCGGCTCCTGCCGCTGATAAGGATGCCGCCGACATTGCTGTCGAAGCAGCAAAGAAATATGCGGGCACGACGATCAGTATCGTCTGGGAGGCGGGCCTTCAATCGCTCGACCCGCTCAACTATTCGGGTCCGAAATGGGAGAAGCTCACTGGCATCAAGGTGAAGGTGGTCGAGGTGCCGACCGACCAGATGTTCACCAAGATCATGCAGGATTTCAAGTCGGGCGCCGGGGCCTATGACGCACTGAACGTCATTCCATCCTGGATGCCCGACCTGGCCCGGGCCGGAGCGCTCGAGCCCCTGGACAAATATGTCGACAAGTTCGGCTATCGCGACGAGTTGCAGGACATCGCCGCAGCCTATCGCGACAACCAGATGCAGTATGACGGCAAGATCTTCGGCTTCCCGGACGACGGCGATGTGATGCTGCTCTACTACCGCAAAGACATTTTCGAGGATCCGAAGATGAAGGAGGGGTTCAAGGCCAAGTTCGGCTACGAGCTCGCTCCGCCCAAGGATTGGAAGCAGCTTGACGACATCGGACAGTTCATCACTGACAAGATGGCGCCCAAGGTCTATGGCGCCGGCTTCTTCCGAACTGCGCCTTATCCGCAATACATGTTCCAGGAACGTTTCCGCATGGAGGGCGGCAAGTTCTTCAATGCCGATACGATGAAATCGACGGTGAACAGCGATGTCGGCCTGAAGGTCTTCAAGCAGATGTTGGCCGAGAACAAGTTCATGCCACCAGGCGTGGAGCAATGGAATTTCGTCGACAACTTGGCCGCGTTCCTCCAGGGCACCACCGCCATGACGATCTCCTGGCCCCCTTATGGGCGTTGGGCCGCCGGCTACGGCTCGGGCGAGGAAGCGCTGAAATGGGTACCCAAATCGCAAGTCGCCGGCAAGGTCGGGTATGCGCTCACGCCCCTCGGTCGCCCGGAGCTTGGCGTCGGTTTCGACCTGTCCGTCTCGGCCACGAGCAAGAACAAGGAGGCCGCTTATCTCTTCATCCAATGGCTGAACAGCAAGAAGACCAGCCTTGAGCGCGTGCAGCTCCCCTATACGCTCCGCGATCCCTTCCGCCTGTCGCACTACGCGAGCGAGAAATACCGTGCGCTCTGGCCTGATGCTCCTGCCTATCTCGACACGATCAAGACATCTGGCGAGAAGGGCCTGCTCGATCTCTCCCTGCTGCAGCAGGACAAGTACGACGAGGCGATGACCAAGGCCATTTCGAGCCTCTGGGCCGGCGAAGATCCGAAGACCATTCTCGACCGCATGGCGCAGCAGTTTGATGCCATCACCGAGAAGGTGGGCATTGAAAACCAGAAGGCGGTTTATAAGGTCTGGGCAGCAAAACCAGGCGCTTATCCGCAATAGTTGGCTTGGAGGGCGCGCGGGAGGCACCGCCTCCCGTGCGGCGCGATTCCTGGATTGATGATGACGTTCTCTTTAAGCTTTAATGGCACTGAACATCGCCGCCCGAGCCGGCTCGGGCGTGTGCTCGAGGACCGCCTACCCTATCTCATCGTTGCGCCCGCAATATTGGTTCTTCTCCTCGTCGGCCTCTTTCCCCTCATCTACTCGTTGATCGTGAGCTTCCAGCGCATCACGATGACGGACAATGATACGTCTTTCGCCGGCTTGCTGAACTATGCGGAGTTGTTCAGAGATACCCGTTTGTGGGCATCGCTCGGCCACACCGCGATCATCACAGCAATCGCCCTGCCTCTCGAGCTACTGATCGGCTTCCTGATGGCGCAGCTCTTCATCGACCGCATGCCCGGGCGCCAGCTCTTCGTCGCGCTCTTGGTGCTGCCGACGGTGATCTCTCCGATTGTTGCTGGTGCGACCTGGCGCCTGTTGTTCGACGTCCGCTTTGGTCCCATCGGTGAGATACTCAGCTTTTTCGCCGGCGAACCGATCCGGATCCTGTGGACCGTCAACCCTGCTTACGTCTATCCGGCGATCATCATCTGCGAAGTTTGGCAGTGGTCGCCGTTCATGTTTCTGCTGCTGCTCGCTGCGTTGTCCAATGTCGATCAGTCTCAACTGGAGGCTGCTGAGATCGATGGGGCATCGTATCTGCGCGTGCTTCGCGCGATCATTCTGCCGGCGATCGCGCCCGTGATAGCTGTTGCATGCCTTATCCGCGGCCTCGACCTCGTGCGCATCTTCGACATCATCTGGGCCCTCACCGAAGGCGGGCCGGGCTCGATGACCGAGACGATTTCACTCTACACCTATGTGCAGGGCTTCTCGCAATTCGAAACCAGCTACACCGCCGCGATCTCCTTCCTGGTGATTGCGCTGCTCACTCTCATTACCACGCTTGTCCTCAAGCGCATGGAGATTGCGCGATGAGGCTGATGAAGCTGCCCACCAGGAAGGGGCGCGTTCTGGTGCTACGCTATATCGG
This is a stretch of genomic DNA from Bradyrhizobium sp. CCBAU 53338. It encodes these proteins:
- a CDS encoding sugar ABC transporter substrate-binding protein, with the translated sequence MKFRTLLGVAAILALTGVSAPAADKDAADIAVEAAKKYAGTTISIVWEAGLQSLDPLNYSGPKWEKLTGIKVKVVEVPTDQMFTKIMQDFKSGAGAYDALNVIPSWMPDLARAGALEPLDKYVDKFGYRDELQDIAAAYRDNQMQYDGKIFGFPDDGDVMLLYYRKDIFEDPKMKEGFKAKFGYELAPPKDWKQLDDIGQFITDKMAPKVYGAGFFRTAPYPQYMFQERFRMEGGKFFNADTMKSTVNSDVGLKVFKQMLAENKFMPPGVEQWNFVDNLAAFLQGTTAMTISWPPYGRWAAGYGSGEEALKWVPKSQVAGKVGYALTPLGRPELGVGFDLSVSATSKNKEAAYLFIQWLNSKKTSLERVQLPYTLRDPFRLSHYASEKYRALWPDAPAYLDTIKTSGEKGLLDLSLLQQDKYDEAMTKAISSLWAGEDPKTILDRMAQQFDAITEKVGIENQKAVYKVWAAKPGAYPQ
- a CDS encoding carbohydrate ABC transporter permease → MMTFSLSFNGTEHRRPSRLGRVLEDRLPYLIVAPAILVLLLVGLFPLIYSLIVSFQRITMTDNDTSFAGLLNYAELFRDTRLWASLGHTAIITAIALPLELLIGFLMAQLFIDRMPGRQLFVALLVLPTVISPIVAGATWRLLFDVRFGPIGEILSFFAGEPIRILWTVNPAYVYPAIIICEVWQWSPFMFLLLLAALSNVDQSQLEAAEIDGASYLRVLRAIILPAIAPVIAVACLIRGLDLVRIFDIIWALTEGGPGSMTETISLYTYVQGFSQFETSYTAAISFLVIALLTLITTLVLKRMEIAR